Proteins from a single region of Verrucosispora sp. NA02020:
- a CDS encoding DUF3140 domain-containing protein yields MSGTDDQQTYREFTDAVNMKPGELQQWLETPESKHVGWQKKGTEGGESVGHESGRKIVDLLRRKRDQLSAADYKHMRKVVGYVRRHMAQRPSGDVRDTRWRYSLMNWGHDPVKAPLPPPGGPFRKALERHGSPPKNRRGPAR; encoded by the coding sequence GTGAGCGGGACCGACGACCAGCAGACCTACCGTGAGTTCACCGACGCGGTGAACATGAAGCCCGGTGAGCTCCAGCAGTGGCTGGAGACGCCGGAGTCCAAGCACGTCGGTTGGCAGAAGAAGGGCACCGAGGGCGGCGAGTCGGTCGGCCACGAGTCCGGCCGCAAGATCGTCGACCTGCTCCGTCGCAAGCGGGACCAGCTCAGCGCCGCCGACTACAAGCACATGCGCAAGGTCGTCGGCTACGTCCGTCGCCACATGGCGCAGCGACCCAGCGGCGACGTCCGCGACACACGGTGGCGGTACTCGCTGATGAACTGGGGCCACGACCCGGTCAAGGCGCCGCTGCCCCCGCCCGGCGGCCCGTTCCGCAAGGCACTGGAACGGCACGGCAGCCCACCGAAGAACCGGCGCGGCCCGGCACGCTGA